DNA sequence from the Malus sylvestris chromosome 10, drMalSylv7.2, whole genome shotgun sequence genome:
TGTATCGGTACAAAGTTCACTAGTCAGTTTGGGGATTTAATTGCTGTAAGTACTTGTATAAATACAGATTTTGCATTTAGTTATTTCTTCTTATTTATTGGTTTCCAAGTCTTAAGGTTCTTCGTTTATGTAGTCTGTAAAGTGGCCGATGAAGGATATATGACAAAACTTTAAGATTTTGTCAAGGAAAATATTTTTATGAAACATGCAATACTTATTTTCTGAGCTTTGTAGTTCTGAGAGATAAACATCATCTTTAAATCAAAAGTGGGGTTTAACCATGGATTTCTAACTTTTATTCTTGACTTTAGACGTTTGtgtttttttccttattttattatACAATTAAGATAAATTACATTTTGTCTATTATGTTTCCAACACTTTGTCTTTCATGTTACAAGTATTTGATAGATAAACTGTGGCCTCATGCCTGCAAGGTAACTCTGTATGAGTGTATGACTTTGCGTCTCTAGGTGGAAAGTTACTGCATTGATTTCATAGTTTTCAATATTATTGGTTATATATTATGTCTTGCATTTGAACGAGCCGCCTTGCAATGagaatcaactcaaaagaaTCAATTACTTGGACTATTGGTATTCACTCTTCAGATCTGATTATAGTGACAAATTACAACAATGAACTCACTCATAACTAACCATATATTGGGTTTTCTTCTTGTAGGATTTAGCACTTGATGCCACCACAATAGTCGGGGTGGACCTTGGCCAGGGTCTACGAGAAGTGGATATCAAAAAGTACATTAAGGTTGAGAAGGTTCCTGGTGGCCAGTTGGAAGATTCAGTGGTTCTGAAAGGAGTAATGTTTAACAAAGATGTTATTGCACCtggaaaaatgagaagaaagaTTGTCAACCCAAGGATCATTCTTCTTGACTGTCCTCTTGAGTATAAGAAAGGCGAGAACCAAACAAATGCTGAGTTACTTAAAGAAGAAGATTGGGGAGTCCTACTAAAACTGGAAGAAGAATACATCGAGAGCCTGTGCGTGCAGATATTGAAGTTTAAGCCAGATGTGGTTATCACAGAGAAGGGGCTTAGTGACTTGGCATGCCATTACCTGAGCAAGGCTGGCGTCAGTGCAATCAGGAGGTTGCGGAAAACAGATAATAACCGAATTGCTAAGGCCTGTGGAGCTGTTATTGTTAACAGACCAGATGAATTGCAAGAGTCTGATGTTGGTACAGGGGCTGGGCTATTTGAGGTCAAGAAAATTGGTGATGAGTATTTTGCTTTCATTGTTGATTGCAAAGATCCCAAAGCCTGTACTATACTCTTAAGAGGCCCTAGTAAGGATCTCTTAAATGAagtggaaagaaatttgcaggtatgatggttttattttttatcccaTTACATGGAAGTAAATATAATAAGTgaaattttgttatttattaATTACTTTGTTGTAGGATGCTATGTCAGTAGCAAGAAACATCCTCAAAAATCCAAAACTTGTTCCTGGTGGTGGTGCTACAGAGTTAACTGTATCTGCAACATTAAAGCAAAAGAGCTCATCTGTAGAAGGTATCGAAAAGGTAAACTCACTTCTCCTCATCCAAAAGTTTGGTATTTTCTGGGTAAAACTGGTCCAAGAATCTGGAGAACTCCTtgtgaaaataaaaagatgaacACTAAGACTAAGAACTGTCTGTTGCTTTAGTTCACATGCTTTTGACATATTGGAGATTAAGAATTAGCTGTGGCTTTAcattacatttttgttttgatggTATATAACAGTGGCCATATGAAGCTGCCGCTATAGCTTTTGAGGCTATACCACGAACTTTGGCTCAGAATTGCGGGGTTAATGTGATTAGAACAATGACGGCACTGCAAGGAAAGGTTTGAATCTTTACCCTATGGCTTTGTTCTGTTTTACCATCACTAGATCATTTCTTATATGTTCTGatgcattttgtttttatattaacTACAATTTGTTTCCATAGCATGCAAATGGTGAAAATGCATGGATTGGCATAGACGGAAACACTGGTGCGATAACTGACGTGAAGGAGAAAAAGGTAGTTGGATCTCCTTCATTTCTTATTTGTGCTTTCCCTTTACTTTGTCAGCAGCCTACTTCGTTGGGGGATTGGTATATGTTTCAACAGCATCCATGTGAGGGGAACTGCTGTAATCCTGCTTATTACTAAAATAAATGTCACTAGCTACGATTTGAGCATATCCACCAAGTCTTGAATATCAAATTCTCTTTTGTATGGGAAGGGCTGTTAGTTGCTTATACTTATCATGTCAGATATGGGATGCATACAACGTCAAGGCTCAGACCTTTAAAACAGCCATAGAATCCGCTTGCCTACTTCTCAGAATCGATGACATTGTGAGTGGGATTAAGAAGAAGCAGCCTCCTGGTTCCAAGGGTCCTTCAAAGCCTCAAGTTGAGACAGAAGGCGACGCTGATAATGAGCAAATGATTCCCGAGTGAGAATGGAGAAGACGATGGCGTGCTTCTCGATTTGAATTAAGTTTTGctttcaagaagaaagaaaaggagcATTATGAGTTTGATGAGGATATTTTGTAGGTTATAACGATACCTTTGACTTCGGAGGAGTGTGTGTGTTTGTATCTTCTCTTTATTTCTCTCTTGATGTGGGGAATGTTATGTTAGCCAGCCATGTCATCCTATGTTTGGACCACCAGTTTTTTTGTGTACTTGTTAGCTTGCCATATGTGGAATGATGTTTCTTTTGAGCATTGTGAAtgacttcaatttttttatagtGACTGAAAAGGGAGAAAGCAAATCTTGGCTTTTGATCTCATTTTGCTCATTGAAACTGAAAATTTGTCATTTTACTTCTTGAAGTTCAAAGTTCGTTCCACAATCAAGAAAAAATTGAAGCAAGAGGCAAAGGTTAATTTGAACCACATACGATGATTGGCTGATTTGTTGGTTTGAGGATCAGTGATAATTTGGATTAGAGCAGTTTGGGGCGCTGCACTGGGTAGGGAGGTGACAGGAGAGGAACAAGGGGAGGGTTTATTTAGGTCtcaagttcgattctcgtcaaaggtgaATTCGAGAAAGACGGAGATTTAAATTACAGCTCTCAGGAATTCTGATTTCTTACCATCATTTTTTGGCAGGTTGAAGCTCACAATCGTATTTCGAATGATATGTTCCAACTGTTTTGTAGGAAAGAGAACAGAAATAGTACTAAACCTGCCCTTACGCCCTAATAATTCGATAGTATGGCAAGGGTACAAATTGCACAACTTACAAATAATTGGTCAAGCCGGGAAATTAAATTGCAGGGGAGACACAAATGTGGAGTTGAGTAGGTCGGGATGCACAAAGCCAAATCTGCTAAGCACTTGATTATCTGCGAAATTTAAAGCCCTctgcatccctttccaacaagCTTCCCAAGTGAAAGCGGGGCTGTGTTGCCCACTGCATGGTTGACACCCACTGAAGTGCGTGAGAAAAGGCCTTCTGAGATAATCTCTCCAGTAGTCCTTATCCTTCAGATAGTGCTCTCTCATAGCTCCATAGAACTGGCTCACCTTCTCCGCGTGTCTCCTCGTCAACACGGCCACCTCTCTGTCCACCTTCACGTATATTTTGGTTATGTTGTCAAGACCGTTCACTATTGCCAACCAGTATCCGTGTGGGGAGTATTCATTCTCTAGGTGAGTCTCCGCCCAGGTTTCTTTGTGTGCTATTAGAAGATAAATCGGACCCGTTTGATCGTCTGAATTTGTAATTTGCTTGTCTTTGATCACTGAACTTTGTATTTGTGCCCATCGTTCGTAGTATGGGCTCCGTGGCCCCATGATGATCCATTCCTCTATGAGGTCCATGGACCACTGGCAGTTGCGTATCAGGAACACCCCGCTATTGATACCTGTCCTGCTGTGCTTCACGTATACTTCATGTGACCAGCCATGCACAACTAGGTTATGGTCATTATATCGCTCTGGAGGGAGCTTGAAGTCCATGTCTGTGAAGATTGCGTCTGAGTCAACCCATAAGATCCACTCAGCCTCAGGATGAGCCAACATAGCAGCGCGAAGAGTCGGGCATTTCGCCCAAGAACCAGTCACTTTTGGATGCAACGCCAGATTGCTGTAAAAAATGTCACAACCATGGAGTCTGCAATAGTCTACTTTGTTCTTGAAAAACCGTAGCAGCAAATGATCACCAACTGGGTTACTGCATGCTGAGGGCTGAGACCCTGTTACAAGAAGAACCCGATGACCTGCACTATCAGCAAAAAAAAGGGTGGCGCTGAAGCCACTCCTTGCGCTTGGCATCCCAGTCTAACACAGGTTCCCCAATCGAGTAGCTGATGTATCGATCATCATAGAATGTAGGCTCAGCTGGGCTGGGTCATATCCCGAGTCAAGGTCTTGGGAACTTTTGTTACGGGTGATGTTGTCAAAGTTTGTGTCGGGGTTTATGACAGACAGGAGAGCCAAAACCAAGGACAGTGCCAGAGCTGCTCCTCCGGCAAATAGGAACCCGTGAGCAATTAAACAAGAGACTTTTTGGAGAACTGAACGTCTAGGTGGATGGTATTTTGGTGAACCCATTTCCAAGATAGCTACGAGGTACCTCTGTGCCTGAGTTGTAGCTTTGCTATATGTATAAAGGCGTGCGCGGGCGAGCGTGCATGCTAGTACTTTGGCTTTGTCTGGATCCTCAACATTGATGGAAGCTACTAAAGTATCGTTTCTTGTACATGAAGACATGGGATTTTGAATGGCAATCTTGCTACATTTACCCAAAGTAAAGCTAAATACAATTTACTGGGTACAAGCACTGTGAGAAGAAATCTCAAATTAGGTGGGCACCAATGTAACCTACTCAACAGGTACAACTAAAAAATAGGAGTTATATCTAGGTTACAAATCTGTCCATTCAACCATGATTGTTTTGAGGTGGCTCTTCTaagtttgtatttttttctCGTGCAAGAAATAATTCTCAGACAGTTACGGAGAAACAATATTAATGTTCCACCTCTCTTTCCTGCAGGTGTCATCATTGCTCTTGAATTGAAATTAGCGTAGCTTGAGTAGGATTGCAGCTCTCCGGAATCAGATATGTGACTATCATTTCTTGGCAGGTTGAAGCTCACAATCTCAGTTACACTGTTTTAGAATCGTTTTGCTCCGTGATTTATTGAAATGTAGATTATAGAGGTTCTGAAAACGCAAATTGTCTTGGTCATTTTATTTTCTACCATCTGTGAGTGACTATTGCAACAGAGAACCTCGCTCTTGTATTGATAATATAGAGAAACGTAATAAAATACAGATTCAAACAGTT
Encoded proteins:
- the LOC126586548 gene encoding T-complex protein 1 subunit gamma, whose product is MQAPVLVLKDSLKRESGSKVHHGNIQASKAVADIIRTTLGPRSMLKMLLDASGGIVVTNDGNAILRELDLAHPAAKSMIELSRTQDEEVGDGTTSVIVLAGEMLHVAEAFIDKRYHPTVICRAYNKALEDAIAVLDKIAMDIDVKDRATMLGLVKSCIGTKFTSQFGDLIADLALDATTIVGVDLGQGLREVDIKKYIKVEKVPGGQLEDSVVLKGVMFNKDVIAPGKMRRKIVNPRIILLDCPLEYKKGENQTNAELLKEEDWGVLLKLEEEYIESLCVQILKFKPDVVITEKGLSDLACHYLSKAGVSAIRRLRKTDNNRIAKACGAVIVNRPDELQESDVGTGAGLFEVKKIGDEYFAFIVDCKDPKACTILLRGPSKDLLNEVERNLQDAMSVARNILKNPKLVPGGGATELTVSATLKQKSSSVEGIEKWPYEAAAIAFEAIPRTLAQNCGVNVIRTMTALQGKHANGENAWIGIDGNTGAITDVKEKKIWDAYNVKAQTFKTAIESACLLLRIDDIVSGIKKKQPPGSKGPSKPQVETEGDADNEQMIPE